In a genomic window of Nothobranchius furzeri strain GRZ-AD chromosome 14, NfurGRZ-RIMD1, whole genome shotgun sequence:
- the adamts1 gene encoding A disintegrin and metalloproteinase with thrombospondin motifs 1, whose amino-acid sequence MMWFSRISFGLIAVLCVGVAQSSVWEESTVVPVRLDPASRDNEPWRSLTAEEREKEAEMRLYRLDVFGKQLVLQLEPDQNFLAPGFVFHVVASSESRPAQEPQRSGAEPGCFFSGTVNGEEHSAAALNLCLGLTGGFYFQGEEYFIQPRNTSRLPGGEEDEEVHTVRRRSRASLAEEGSSKCGVSEDEERVPRNLEEEEASRGAFKAHQTAHHRTRRFVSTPRYLEIMLVADQSMAEFHGAGLKPYLLTIMAVASRLYRHHSIHNSISLAVVKLLVVYEEERGPQVSSNAAMTLRNFCQWQRQHNPSSDRHPEHYDTAVLFTRTDLCGAHSCDTLGMADVGTVCDPERSCSIIEDDGLQAAFTVAHELGHVFNMPHDDAQLCSVVNGVHWSSHMMASTLSNLDQKDPWSPCSALMVTTFLDNGHGQCLLDKPVKPQPLPQPLPGTVYDADHQCRLTFGEESQHCRDLSSTCAALWCTVTSSNGLLVCQTKNFPWADGTPCGDVGFCLAGQCLSKSEANDYQTPVNGGWGIWGPWGDCSRTCGGGVQYSFRACDNPLPKNGGKYCEGKRIQYRSCNTEACPETNGLTFREEQCLAHNDMSAQVSLGSGEGVEWVPKYAGVSPKDRCKLVCRAKGTGYFFVLKSKVADGTPCSPDSTSVCVQGQCVKAGCDRVIGSNRRFDKCGVCGGDGSTCKKVSGSLEHARPGYQNVVTIPAGATHVDVKQRAPGNSRHDNSYLAVRRQDGTYLLNGDYKLMTMETDITLRGALLRYSGSSATLERLRSFSPLPEALTIQVLSVGEAPRPRVKYSYFSPRPSNTASSSSNSSGRRPSINAIREVGGAEWTLREWGPCSQTCGGGMQQREVVCLDYQGRAARDCPEELRPLVSRSCSSQPCPTWLLGEWSECSKACGRGFRKRQLRCIGQDGQTLTHDSCDLTNRPRPLLEMCYRSAC is encoded by the exons ATGATGTGGTTTTCGCGCATTTCCTTTGGTTTGATCGCGGTTCTGTGCGTCGGAGTAGCTCAGAGCAGTGTGTGGGAGGAGAGCACAGTGGTGCCGGTCAGACTGGACCCCGCGTCCCGGGACAACGAGCCGTGGAGGAGCCTCACGGCCGAGGAGAGGGAGAAGGAGGCGGAGATGCGGCTGTACCGGTTGGACGTGTTTGGAAAGCAGCTGGTTCTGCAGCTGGAACCGGATCAGAACTTCCTAGCCCCGGGCTTCGTCTTCCACGTTGTGGCGAGCTCCGAGTCCAGACCTGCGCAAGAGCCCCAGCGGAGCGGCGCCGAACCGGGCTGCTTCTTCTCCGGCACAGTGAACGGAGAGGAGCACTCAGCCGCCGCGCTCAACCTGTGCCTCGGGCTGACGGGAGGGTTCTACTTCCAGGGGGAGGAGTACTTCATCCAGCCGCGGAACACCAGCCGCCTCCCGGGaggagaggaggacgaggaggtcCACACGGTCCGCCGGAGGAGCCGCGCCTCTCTGGCCGAGGAGGGCAGCTCCAAATGCGGGGTGAGCGAGGACGAGGAGAGGGTGCCAAGgaatctggaggaggaggaggccagtCGCGGAGCTTTTAAGGCGCATCAGACAG CCCACCACAGGACCAGGCGATTTGTTTCCACTCCTCGCTACCTGGAGATCATGCTGGTGGCCGACCAGTCCATGGCTGAGTTCCACGGCGCTGGGCTCAAACCGTACCTTCTCACCATCATGGCAGTGGCGTCTCGCCTCTACCGCCACCACAGCATCCACAACTCCATCAGCCTGGCTGTGGTGAAGCTGCTGGTCGTGTATGAGGAGGAGCGAGGTCCTCAGGTGTCATCCAACGCCGCCATGACCCTCCGCAACTTCTGCCAGTGGCAGCGGCAGCACAACCCTTCGAGTGATCGCCACCCGGAGCACTATGACACGGCGGTGCTTTTCACCAGAACT GATCTGTGTGGGGCCCACTCCTGTGACACTTTAGGCATGGCGGATGTCGGCACCGTGTGCGACCCTGAAAGAAGTTGCTCCATTATAGAGGACGATGGACTGCAGGCAGCATTCACAGTGGCCCATGAGCTGG GTCATGTCTTCAATATGCCTCATGATGATGCCCAGCTATGTTCTGTTGTGAATGGTGTCCACTGGAGCTCTCACATGATGGCATCCACCTTGTCCAACCTGGACCAGAAGGACCCATGGTCTCCCTGCTCTGCCCTCATGGTTACCACCTTCCTGGACAACGGCCATGGTCAATGTCTCCTAGACAAGCCAGTTAAGCCCCAACCACTACCACAACCTCTGCCGGGGACCGTCTACGATGCCGACCATCAGTGTCGCCTGACCTTTGGAGAAGAGTCCCAGCACTGCCGAGATCTGAGCTCCACGTGTGCAGCTCTCTGGTGCACTGTAACCTCCTCCAATGGTTTGCTGGTGTGCCAGACTAAGAACTTCCCCTGGGCTGATGGGACACCATGTGGAGATGTTGGCTTCTGCTTGGCTGGACAGTGTCTCAGCAAGAGTGAAGCCAATGACTATCAG ACTCCCGTTAATGGTGGTTGGGGCATCTGGGGTCCATGGGGCGATTGCTCCAGAACCTGCGGAGGAGGAGTGCAGTATTCTTTCCGTGCTTGCGACAACCCGTTGCCGAAGAATGGAGGCAAGTACTGTGAAGGCAAGAGGATCCAGTACCGCTCCTGCAACACAGAAGCCTGCCCTGAAACCAACG GCCTGACATTTCGTGAGGAACAGTGTCTGGCCCACAACGACATGTCAGCCCAAGTGTCATTGGGTTCAGGCGAAGGTGTTGAGTGGGTTCCCAAGTATGCTGGAGTTTCTCCCAAAGACCGCTGCAAGCTGGTGTGCCGAGCCAAGGGGACTGGATACTTCTTTGTCCTCAAATCTAAA GTGGCCGACGGGACACCCTGCAGCCCAGATTCCACCTCAGTTTGTGTGCAAGGCCAGTGTGTCAAGGCTGGATGTGATCGGGTCATAGGGTCTAACCGGCGATTCGATAAGTGCGGTGTGTGCGGTGGAGACGGCTCTACCTGTAAAAAGGTGTCGGGCTCTCTGGAACATGCCAG ACCTGGTTACCAGAATGTTGTAACTATCCCTGCTGGTGCTACCCACGTGGACGTCAAACAGCGTGCTCCAGGCAATAGTCGTCATGACAACAGCTACCTGGCAGTGCGTCGCCAGGATGGAACCTATCTCTTGAATGGCGATTACAAACTGATGACCATGGAGACTGACATCACCCTCCGAGGTGCACTGTTGCGATACAGTGGCTCTTCTGCCACTCTGGAGCGCCTTCGAAGCTTCAGCCCGCTCCCAGAAGCCCTCACCATCCAGGTTCTCTCTGTAGGTGAAGCCCCAAGGCCCCGAGTTAAATATAGCTACTTTTCCCCCAGGCCAAGCAACACTGCTTCATCCTCCAGCAACAGCTCAGGTCGCCGTCCGTCAATCAATGCCATTCGGGAGGTTGGTGGAGCCGAGTGGACTCTGAGGGAGTGGGGTCCATGTTCCCAAACCTGTGGTGGAGGCATGCAACAAAGAGAGGTTGTCTGTTTGGATTACCAAGGGCGTGCAGCAAGGGACTGCCCAGAGGAGCTTCGACCTTTGGTTTCACGGTCATGCTCCTCGCAGCCGTGCCCCACCTGGCTTCTGGGAGAATGGTCTGAATGCTCCAAGGCCTGCGGTCGAGGTTTCCGCAAGCGTCAGCTGCGCTGCATTGGCCAAGATGGACAAACATTAACCCACGACAGCTGTGACCTGACAAACCGGCCACGACCCCTGCTGGAAATGTGCTATCGGAGCGCCTGCTAA